The Juglans regia cultivar Chandler chromosome 1, Walnut 2.0, whole genome shotgun sequence nucleotide sequence gAACTTTGCATTCCCGTGAAAAGTTTCCCTCTCGAATACCCTCATTCGCTTTTTTCTGGAAGATAGTTTGAGAAATTACCCATAGAAGCAACTAGGGTGGAAAAAAAATTCAGCTTTTTTTTCTGGTTATAAAAGCACTCCTAAACCGTGTTTCTTCTCATCCCTTGATATCAACATTTTCAGCTAGTATCTGGACAACAATATAACTATTAGCTCATCTTAAGAGAAGAATGCACTTTTTAGTTTAATCTTATAAAGTTCTTTCACTGAACAGGTTATGGTCCTGCTGGATATGCTTTATTTGTAGCGGTTTATGCAGGATTGGAAGTATGCACTCAAAACTCTTTCTTGAGTATGGCACCACaaacacccacacccacacccacacccacacccacacagGCACACACTATTATCTGATAAATCTGACTTTGAATAGTTTATGTTCCTAGATACTTGCGATTCCAGCCATTCCTCTGACCATGTCAGCTGGTCTTCTTTTTGGTTCTGTTATTGGCACTATCATTGTCTCTATCAGTGGCACGGTGagtcattttcttttgcaaGTTAGAAAGAACAATGAATGAtaaccatctctctctctctctctctctctctctctctcatatcttCATCCTGTTTCAGGTGGCAGCAAGTGTGGCCTTTTTAATTGCTAGATATTTTGCTCGTGAGCGAATTCTTAAACTTGTTGAAGGAAACAAAAAGTTTCTAGCAATTGACAAAGCAATAGGGGAAAATAGCTTCAGAATTGTTACCCTCCTTCGTTTGAGCCCTTTACTTCCATTTTCTCTGGGGAATTATTTATATGGATTAACGTCTGTGAAGTTTGTACCGTATGTGTTGGGAAGGTGTGCTTCTTGTTGATCCACTTATAGTGCTTTTGCctaatattgtttttgctttACTCTAAATGTTgattctggattttatagtgaCTGAAGTTAAATGCCATGCTTATGGACATCTGAATTCCTCAAGATGATTTCACTCTAGACTTTATAAACAATTTCCCCTCTAGCTTGAAATTCATAGAGATGTTTATATCGACTAATCTTTGCTAGCAAATAAAGAGCTAAAATGTGACTGTGTTATGCATCGGCTAGCTAGTCATTGTTTGCTGAATCATGGCTCCAgttattgtttctttttctttcaaatattatatatttatatatatggggggaagaatacacacacacacaagggGGATGTTCAATTTTGTCCATTCATTAAACTTTGCCTGTTAAAGTAGAATGCGATTCAGAATTAGGAAGCTGTGGttctcttattacttatcaaaaacaaaaaaattaggagGCTGTGGTGATGCCAAAATGAggaaatttgatttgtaacCTAGCCAAGACTGGAGGATTGTGCTATGTAAAGTAATCTATTGAATCACTAGGCATAACTTTCTTCCTATAGAAAAAAACCAGGCATAACTTCCTTACCAATTCCCAACATAAATTCTTGCTATTGGGCCGATGCATGGTGAATAAATAAGATAGAAACAGTACCAAACTAAGAGCACAATGTGATAGGATTCAGCATGATAAGTTATGATGTAATAGGTTTCATACGAGCTTGTAAAGTCCTTCCTATCTTactgttttttaatttaaatttaaacaataatttttgtGCAGTTGGTTGGGGATGCTTCCAGGAACTTGGGCTTACGTGAGTGCTGGTGCATTTGGGCGAGCTGTTATTGTGAGTTTTTAATTGGTTTTACCTCTTGCTGAAAGACCTGTATGCATGTATTCTAATCACAAAATACTAACAATAACACGAACACACACtcacatgcacacacactcaCAGACAAATAGGGCTAAAGTATGATGAGACAGCACCTCGCAAGGTTGGTGCAGTCACCATTTTTCAAATGTACATTGGTGGACATTTGTCAGAGCTTTAATATGCAATAGGGCAAACATCTCTTAGAAGATGGATAGTTGGGGAAAATTATGGATTCAAGACATTAGAAAATCAAGGTTTAGTTTTCTGGATTGTATACTCTTCACTGATTCAagtgagatttgaaaagaaaagtttaAATCCACGAAtgatatactattatatatgcatatggtATGATGTCATACCTTGAAGGAGTGTCGCCTGTTATAATTTCACTGATATTTATAGGCACGCGACTGATTTGTTTGCCTAAGATGTAGTAGTGGTCTTTGTTACTTTAGATAGTCAACATAGGCTAGAGATATGATAATCACAGCAGTACTTTAACCAACTAATCGACACTATTCACTTCTGTTGAAAAATTCCGCCCTAACTCCCCAACTTATTAGCATCATGGGTGGGTATAGGGTCTTTTTAACGATTAACATGGGTGGGCATAGTGTAAAGTAGATAAGAAATAGGTTGGTAAACTAGAAAGCCTACATTTAGTAGGCGTGAGCCTTTTACCTTGGCTAAATACAATTTCTTCCAACCTTCTAGATTTAATTAAATCATTCAGATGAGTTGATtccttatcaaaagaaaaaataaaattctgcaAGACTTCTCGTTTTTACCAGATTTAGCAGTCATTTACTATTTTCCCTTTTAGTTCTCAAGTTTTATTACATGTCGGCacattacaaatcaaattcaaGACTCTTCCCTTTTTTTGGATCAAGAACTTCCATTTATGAGGATGATTGGTAGAGTCAGATTCAATCCGGTAGCGtgccttttaattttttctttgggtGATGTTTCAGCAAGAAGAATCTGAAGTTGGTTTACCGGGAGGAAACGGTCAGCTATTGACACTTGGGCTGGGACTATTGGCCACAGCACTGGCTGCAACTTATGTGACACGGCTTGCAAAGGTGATACCCCTATGGAGcagtgttttgtttttcacCAACACTATTATGTTTGTGGTTCTTGTCCTGACTGCTCATTCGCCAACGTAGATGATTGGTGTTATTTATTCCGAAGCTATTCATAGTGCTTGCCCATCACTTTTTCACCATGCTGAGTCGTTCCATTTTGGCACTTACATAATTACATTGCAGGATGCTATAAAAGACATTGAGTAGACGCAGATATGAGTGGCTTATGCCCAGAGAGTCGATAACAACTTGAAACGGCAACATGAGCAGCAGGTGCATCGGTCATGTGCATTGTAGTATGTGAAGCAAATCGAACGGGAACCCTTTGATTTTTTCAAGTGTATCATCCAATATATGgtacatataaaaaagaaacatggttattatatttcaatactTGACTTGCGATGGCCTTGGAAAAAGCGAACGTCTGCATGAAGCCAAAAAACAAAGACCGGCAAAAAGAGATTTAGGAAAGGAAAAGCTCTCACTACTCAGTTTTAACTAAACCATGCAGCTGGGGCTATAATCGAGCCGAGCCGAACCGGTCTTTAGCTTGTTGAGTTCGGCTCGATTCAAAATACTCGagttcgagatttttttttattctttgttcgaagAACTTGACTtgataagctaaactctcaactcgaaCTCGAGTTCGAGTtcgtcccacaaacgagttcgagtcgagcTGAGTTCGAgttcgaattgtttatttttttatattttgaataagatttaataattaataaaataaataaataaataaaaaatctaatattaaatttatacaactaacaagtagaacttctattaaattataaatttttaaaaaatttttaaataattaatatttaactagttgatatttatccaaaataacaatatgttatatgcctacatatattattaatacatacacttaatatgatagtatatatatattttatatatggtttttatatactagtatatgaaattattaaattttatcgactaattattatataaattataaaatatatttatgaaatatattcactatataaatataagtaattagattacatattatatatttaattataaaagtggtatacttatattattagttattacatatatttgtgtgtatatatatatacacatatgtgtatgtatatatttattaatatatgaatgagttttaatcgaattgagctaacgagtcgacttgagcataaacgagcgagcTTTAGTCAAATTGAGTCGAGTTTTGTCCAGTATGTATTATTTACAATTCAAGTGAATATTTACTTTCAcgaacgattttttttttttacgaatcCAGTTTAACTGAACGAGCTATTAAACATACTAATTCATTTAGAGCCCTACATGCAGCGTTATTGGGTCTTGATTTAACTAACCATCCAGCTATGTTTTCTTTGCGTAATGAAGTGGCTTTGAAGCTCTCGGGCAAGTACTTCGGTTTTGAAGCCCACAAGTCTCCATGTTTCACTTTGCGTGCCCGTATGGAGGTGCCAACTGTCCCTCCTTAAATCGGAATAGCCTAGAAACAACCGACCTATCTCATTACTAGGAATTTTAAGAAGCCAGATTGGTCCCATGAAACTGCTCAAAATCTGCCATGACTTCACCTACATGCAAACCAATATGCCTCGTTTTCTTTTCGATCGGCCACTTGTCCTGATGTCATAGGATATATGTCTGGCTGCCAAAACACCCTAATTGGTTGTAAGAAGCTTAAATTGGCTACATTAAACAATCTTCCAAATGCTATAAAATAAGccaccaagaaaaagaaattgttcaTATGCCCATCGCCTTTGTATGTCCCCAAGTCCTTGCCCAAAACCAGCTTTCAAGCGATCTTGGACTTGACCATTTTGATAGTCTTCTACATGTACTTGTATTTCCTTTGACAATGGATTGGTCTCCAGAAGATGCCATGAAAGCTTACCTACACACCATTCAGCTGGTAAATTTCTGCTTCCAATTGCTTTTAACTTGTGAATAAAGTGCATgcatatcatataataatacattCTCTGCTTTACGat carries:
- the LOC109001408 gene encoding TVP38/TMEM64 family membrane protein slr0305-like; translated protein: MRTLLTLRPPPPPCLFSFSSPPSPPPPPASSSSSSSFLFSFRPNKRFHFLTPCSSLKQTKKQRSRTAPSTAPQSLRWFFSNPKSEEEGGGGGGGGGDKRGSDGDEGGLEMEGDTAFKGTLLAGVLLVGFVGGFAAVGYVYKDQINAFLSQFSTFIDGYGPAGYALFVAVYAGLEILAIPAIPLTMSAGLLFGSVIGTIIVSISGTVAASVAFLIARYFARERILKLVEGNKKFLAIDKAIGENSFRIVTLLRLSPLLPFSLGNYLYGLTSVKFVPYVLGSWLGMLPGTWAYVSAGAFGRAVIQEESEVGLPGGNGQLLTLGLGLLATALAATYVTRLAKDAIKDIE